A DNA window from Oncorhynchus tshawytscha isolate Ot180627B linkage group LG13, Otsh_v2.0, whole genome shotgun sequence contains the following coding sequences:
- the LOC112243681 gene encoding high choriolytic enzyme 1-like: MAHRPTLSLLLLLLLLGLSQASGNEVHDEPDHVSITSAILESNNGTNELLLEGDILAPRTRNAMKCFSSQYSCLWKKSSDGLVYVPYILSAVYSSLEVETIETAMKYFHGKTCIRFIPRKTQTAYLDIQSSGGCFGTMGTVGDRQTLSLAQFGCVQHGIIQHELLHSLGFHHEHNRSDRDQYIRINWQYIYNYAVENFQKQDTNNLNTAYDYSSVMHYDRTAFTNDYGKETITPIPDPSVAIGQRQGMSDIDVRRVNKLYQC, encoded by the coding sequence ATGGCCCACAGACCCACTCttagcctgctgctgctgctgctgctgctgggcctATCGCAGGCCAGTGGGAATGAGGTCCATGATGAGCCGGACCATGTGTCCATCACTTCAGCGATCCTGGAGTCCAACAACGGAACCAATGAGCTGCTGCTGGAAGGAGACATTCTGGCTCCTAGAACCAGGAACGCTATGAAGTGCTTTAGCAGCCAGTACAGCTGTCTCTGGAAGAAGTCATCCGACGGCTTGGTGTATGTGCCTTACATCCTCAGCGCTGTATATTCCAGCTTGGAGGTGGAGACTATTGAGACGGCCATGAAGTACTTCCATGGCAAGACCTGCATCCGCTTCATTCCACGTAAGACACAGACTGCCTACCTGGACATTCAGAGCAGCGGCGGGTGTTTTGGTACCATGGGGACTGTTGGGGACAGGCAGACATTGTCTCTTGCACAGTTTGGCTGTGTTCAACATGGTATCATCCAGCATGAGCTGCTTCACTCCCTGGGCTTCCACCACGAGCACAACAGGAGTGACCGTGACCAGTATATCAGGATCAACTGGCAATACATCTATAACTACGCCGTCGAGAACTTCCAGAAGCAGGACACCAACAACCTGAATACTGCATACGACTACTCCTCTGTCATGCACTATGATAGAACCGCTTTCACTAACGACTACGGAAAGGAAACCATCACTCCCATCCCAGACCCATCTGTGGCCATCGGACAGAGACAGGGCATGTCCGACATTGATGTCCGTAGGGTCAACAAGCTCTACCAATGCTAA
- the LOC112266172 gene encoding high choriolytic enzyme 1-like encodes MAHRPTFSLLLLLLLGLSQASGNEVHDEPDHVSITLAILESNNGTNELLLEGDILAPRTRNAMKCFSSQYSCLWKKSSDGLVYVPYILSAVYSSLEVETIETAMKYFHGKTCIRFIPRKTQTAYLDIQSSGGCFGTMGTVGDRQTLSLAQFGCVQHGIIQHELLHSLGFHHEHNRSDRDQYIRINWQYIYNYAVENFQKQDTNNLNTAYDYSSVMHYDRTAFTNDYGKETITPIPDPSVAIGQRQGMSDIDVRRVNKLYQC; translated from the coding sequence ATGGCCCACAGACCCACTTttagcctgctgctgctgctgctgctgggcctATCGCAGGCCAGTGGAAATGAGGTCCATGATGAGCCGGACCATGTGTCCATCACTTTAGCGATCCTGGAGTCCAACAACGGAACCAATGAGCTGCTGCTGGAAGGAGACATTCTGGCTCCTAGAACCAGGAACGCTATGAAGTGCTTTAGCAGCCAGTACAGCTGTCTCTGGAAGAAGTCATCCGACGGCTTGGTGTATGTGCCTTACATCCTCAGCGCTGTATATTCCAGCTTGGAGGTGGAGACTATTGAGACGGCCATGAAGTACTTCCATGGCAAGACCTGCATCCGCTTCATTCCACGTAAGACACAGACTGCCTACCTGGACATTCAGAGCAGTGGCGGTTGTTTTGGTACCATGGGGACTGTTGGGGACAGGCAGACATTGTCTCTTGCACAGTTTGGCTGTGTTCAACATGGTATCATTCAGCATGAGCTGCTTCACTCCCTGGGCTTCCACCACGAGCACAACAGGAGTGACCGTGACCAGTATATCAGGATCAACTGGCAATACATCTATAACTACGCCGTCGAGAACTTCCAGAAGCAGGACACCAACAACCTGAATACTGCATACGACTACTCCTCTGTCATGCACTATGATAGAACCGCTTTCACTAACGACTACGGAAAGGAAACCATCACTCCCATCCCAGACCCATCTGTGGCCATCGGACAGAGACAGGGCATGTCCGACATTGATGTCCGTAGGGTCAACAAGCTCTACCAATGCTAA